The Flavobacterium sp. 140616W15 sequence TTATCAAACAATACTACAGGAGTATTCTTTTTTATGGCATCGTTTATATGGGAGAAATCATCCGTTTCATTGGATAACGAAATCAAAATTCCATCCACTCTTTTTTGCTGTAACAAAGCAATCTGCTTTTTCTCCAGCTCATACTTTTCATTAGATTGCAAAATGATTACGAGGTACCCTCTATTTTCGGCTTCGTCTATAATTCCGTTTAAAACACTCGAAAAGAAATGATGTACCATAGTGGGAATAACAACGCCAAGAGTTTTGGTTTCGTTAGTTCTTAGATTTACTGCATTGGCATTGGGTTTGTAATTCATAGTAGCGACCATTTCAAGAACTCTTGCTCTGGTAGTATCGCTAATATCAGTGTACCCTTTTAATGCTTTTGAAACTGTAGTAACAGAAATTCCTAAAGCAACGGCAATGTCTATAAGTCTGGTATCATTCATAGAATAAATGTAATAAAACTAATTGATAATTAATTAAATTTATTGAATCGAAAACGTTTTCGGTTAAATCGAAAACGTTTTCGATAAAATTCTTCATTGATATAAATAAATAGGCAATAGTTTTACCCTAACTAATAACCTAACCAAATAATAAATCATGAAAAAGTTTAATTCTAGCACAATAACCTCATTCTGGATGTTATTGCTATTCATTCTTCCGGCAATGGTTTTTTCACAAGAAAAAAGCAGTATTTCTGGACAAGTATTCGATGAAAACGGGCAAACAGCACCGGGAGTAAATGTTGTTATTCAAGGAACTTCACAAGGAGTGAGTACAGATGCAGATGGAGGATATACATTTCTTAATCTTTCAGGAGGAACTTACATTATTCTAGTTACAAACGTAGGATATAAATCAACTCAAAAAAGTATTACGATTAAGGACGGAGAAAATTCAAAAAACGACTTTCATTTAGAAGCCGAATCACAAAGTTTGAAAGAGGTAGTTGTTACAGGATCGTCAAATCCAAGGTCAAAACTAGAATCGAGTATTGCAATTACGACATTAGGAGCAAAAGCAATCGAAAATAGAGCGCCAATAAGTACAGCAGATATTCTGCAGACTATTCCGGGATTTGTTGTAGAAACATCGGGAGGAGAAGTAGGGAATAACCTTTTTGCAAGAGGGATTCCGTCGGCAGGAGCCTATGAATATGTACAAATACAGGAAGATGGTTTAGCCGTTTTTGAAGATGGAGCTTTGCAATTTGCCAATGCAGATAACTGGTACAGACTAGATGAAACAGTAAGCAAAATGGAAGCCGTTCGAGGAGGTTCAGCATCGATTTTTGCATCGAATGCACCAGGAGGAATTGTCAATTTTATTTCGAAAACAGGACAAAATGAATTTCAGGGAAGAGCTAAACTCACTGTAGGAGATTATGGATTGTTTCGTACCGATCTTAATTTAGGAGGTGCATTGGTAAAAGATAAATTGTTTTTTAATGTTGGAGGGTTTTATAGAGCCGATGACGGAATAAGAAAAACGGGTTTTACTGCAAACAAAGGAGGACAAGTAAAAATGAACCTTACCTATAAGTTTGATGACGGAGGTTATTTGAGATTAAATTACAAAAAACTAGATGACAGAAATACGTTCTATTTACCAATTCCATTAAAAAGCAATAACGGAAAAGTAGAAGGTGTAGCTGGATTTAATCCAAATTATGGAACGTTGACTTCAGCAAATTTTTCACATTTAAGTGTACCCCAATATGGAGGAGGAACTTTTAAAGCTGATTTAGAAGATGGAGTTCATCCAGTTGTAGACGCTATTGGAGCGGAATTTAAAAAGAAAATAGCCGACAAAGTCACTTTAAAAAATGCATTCAGAAATACTAAAATCGATTTGAATTATAATGCGATTTATAGTAGTGGAGGGCCTTGGACACAGGATGGTTATGCAACAGATGTACAAAAATTAGCTTCAGCAAATACGGGAGATTTAAGTTATACATACGTAGATAATAATACAGCATTAGATCCAAATGCATTAATAATGAGAGCAGATCATTGGTATATTCACAAACAAATGGAAAATTTCGCCAATAACCTGTCTTTTAATTTCGATTTAAAACCTGTTAATCTTACAGTTGGATATTATTATTCAAATTGGAAATCTAAGCAATACTGGAACTGGAGTAATTACCTAGTAGATGTTACTGATAACCCAAGATTGGTAAATGTAAATAATACTGCAAGCGGAATTGCGCATACCTGGAACGGAATTGAAAGAATTACTTGGCTTGAAAGAGATGCAGAAACAAAAGGAAAATTAAATGATTTTTATGTTGATGCCGAAATTCAAGCTACAGAGAACCTAACATTTAATGCTGGCGTGAGATACGATAAAAATGTATATTCTGGATATAGAGATAATGCGCGTTTTGGAGCCGAAAACCTAGGAGTTTTGGATAATAATACAGCAGATGATGCAGTAACTACAATACAAGGCAATCCATATACGTATTGGAGATATGATGTGGGTGAACTCTCTTATACAGCAGCAGGGAATTATAAGTTTAACGAAAACATGGCTTCTTATATAAGATACAGCCACGGTTTTAGATCACCAATCGAAGAGTCATTTTATGACAATGCCAAAGATTTGAGCAAACTAGAAAATACTTTTGTAAATCAATTAGAGTTGGGGTATAAATATGCGAATTCATTCCTTTCGGTAAACGCCAATTTATTTCATATGAATTTAAAAAACGTTGCCTTTACAGATATATTGGCTGACGGAACATCTGAAAATAAATTTGCTGATGTAAACAATTTAGGGTTAGAAGTAGAAACTAATCTAAGATATAGTATTGCTAGGTTGAATTTTAATTTTACAGTTCAAAATCCAGAATATGATAATTTTACTGGTAAAAATGCGGATGGAAGTACATTTAACTTTAACGGAAACACAGCTCGTAGAATCCCTAAATTTTTCTGTGTTATCAGACCAGAAGTAGATATAACTAAAAGATTATCAGGATATGTTCAGTATTCTTATTTTGATAAAAAATATACAAATCAGGATAACAAACAAGTTTTACCAGCCTTTAAAGAAGTTGGAGCTGGTTTAAGCTACACTGTTAATAATTTACGATTTGCTGTAGATGGAACTAATTTGTTCAATGAGATTGGTTTAACAGAAGGTAATCCTAGACAATCAACATCAGATACAGATGTGTTTTTGGCAAGACCGATTTTAGGACGCGCTTTCAGATTTTCTGTAGCAATTAACTTTTAGATTTTTATATTAATTAGTTCGGCCAAATGCTGTTTAAATAACGGCATTTGGTTTTTTGTTACATTCGTTAGTAAATCAATATGTTAAGATGAAAAAAGCAGGAATAACAGCAGTATTATATCTCAATTACTTTGTATTTGCAATATTACTGAACAGCGTTGGGATAGTAATTTTAAAAGCGCAAAAAAATTATGGCGTAAACGAATTACAAGCTAGTATTCTAGAAGCTTTTAAGGATTTACCAATCGCAATTGTTTCATTTTTAATAGCTTCATTTTTACCAAGAATAGGCTATAAAAAAGCAATGCTTATTGGATTAGGATTGGTAACTTTTGCCTGTATTGCGATGTATTATGGCAACTCTTTTAATTATGCCAAATTGCTTTTTGCAACCGTTGGAGTTTCTTTTGCCTTGATAAAAGTATCTGTTTACTCCCTTATTGGTACAGTAACTAATAATCAGAAAGAACACAATGCTTTGATGAGTAGTGTCGAAGGCGTTTTTATGATAGGAATTGCGCTGGCCTATTTTTTATTTCCAGCTTTTAATACTGATACTAATCCCGATTCATG is a genomic window containing:
- a CDS encoding TonB-dependent receptor, which translates into the protein MKKFNSSTITSFWMLLLFILPAMVFSQEKSSISGQVFDENGQTAPGVNVVIQGTSQGVSTDADGGYTFLNLSGGTYIILVTNVGYKSTQKSITIKDGENSKNDFHLEAESQSLKEVVVTGSSNPRSKLESSIAITTLGAKAIENRAPISTADILQTIPGFVVETSGGEVGNNLFARGIPSAGAYEYVQIQEDGLAVFEDGALQFANADNWYRLDETVSKMEAVRGGSASIFASNAPGGIVNFISKTGQNEFQGRAKLTVGDYGLFRTDLNLGGALVKDKLFFNVGGFYRADDGIRKTGFTANKGGQVKMNLTYKFDDGGYLRLNYKKLDDRNTFYLPIPLKSNNGKVEGVAGFNPNYGTLTSANFSHLSVPQYGGGTFKADLEDGVHPVVDAIGAEFKKKIADKVTLKNAFRNTKIDLNYNAIYSSGGPWTQDGYATDVQKLASANTGDLSYTYVDNNTALDPNALIMRADHWYIHKQMENFANNLSFNFDLKPVNLTVGYYYSNWKSKQYWNWSNYLVDVTDNPRLVNVNNTASGIAHTWNGIERITWLERDAETKGKLNDFYVDAEIQATENLTFNAGVRYDKNVYSGYRDNARFGAENLGVLDNNTADDAVTTIQGNPYTYWRYDVGELSYTAAGNYKFNENMASYIRYSHGFRSPIEESFYDNAKDLSKLENTFVNQLELGYKYANSFLSVNANLFHMNLKNVAFTDILADGTSENKFADVNNLGLEVETNLRYSIARLNFNFTVQNPEYDNFTGKNADGSTFNFNGNTARRIPKFFCVIRPEVDITKRLSGYVQYSYFDKKYTNQDNKQVLPAFKEVGAGLSYTVNNLRFAVDGTNLFNEIGLTEGNPRQSTSDTDVFLARPILGRAFRFSVAINF